Proteins from a genomic interval of Nematostella vectensis chromosome 12, jaNemVect1.1, whole genome shotgun sequence:
- the LOC116617909 gene encoding NACHT, LRR and PYD domains-containing protein 14 isoform X2: MASVLSGTEGKDNFSRLCRLLVDGGTKALLTVFNSSHPPSSLEASLKKNKATLKKLLKKKVIRQEQWDLLFPPSGSQPNAKKYDITLLFCLLRNICNLTPPLTTLSWDVLPPSTDTTKEANMCRLKWYRNKIFAHVKSTELKEGDFLQCWSEISKAIVNLGGVTEGEVDALKDAPLGEEYKNVLEDWYYHDLELAKEVSELKATTAKEFSKLSATTEKMSGDIQHTTEEVSKLKVTTEKIAGDIQDIKRSIQGQSSSGHVANISNVTLKDGATSAVADNATVSNTVSASVEKPHTRPKVIENLIKCLREKYTTGENALIEPLDNLHGNDFGGIRYDFHLNKMFSELKLVNRDDGLDVKMDGLFVVDGQLKEACRVLIEGESGAGKTTLCQKLAFDWAKGELPTSESFPEVELLLFLRCKEMKDGGIAQAVQEQLLSSETSDEERGQVFDYMKKNQSKILMILDGYDELPLEASNVKESLGKVITRKDFAMSNVLVTIRSQEARPEQISQGYNLYKHFVGGNVLHLEGLCDVQDYIRRVFPLDQFFPRIILQGISNFDLSNPLTLALYCLCFQEHSQTNANETFEKEISLRQLYDEVVYLRTRRFCEKENRSLNEDEIRALHLELGKIAFDSLKNNAVTFHCKPSEDLMKIGFLRKEKPSIRSVFLYSFNHKSFQDYFCALYLASRLAQGIVDPELLRNETFFYTATMYDLAVMVGGNARKAIEALAPLVPEMSSLGVPTCDYHEHWLPFSLLCDCLAECEDIECRWLQEGTTIPQQLVDAMASSSSLLTLNLTISKSSENIKSSIDDLLSRNSSIRYFVFCPNNKYTTWVTLVKSLIDNSTLSTFHIQSPSIDDNCAIALDEVLSGNTTLTDIYIGGGILGDAGVQHIAEALKFNTTIRTLAINPRRVTPDAGQALGEMLRHNNTITRLTSIHGNIGDLGAQRISDGLALNTKVTELILVDAGIGPSGTQALAKAIQNVTLLDMSINPIGLAGLNAIANILQDNSCRLKTLILDGCGINMFGARSISKALSKNTSLEKLSLACNNIDDEGMCALAKYVTKTKSLQSLDISYNHISDVGKKAIIDACSESESLQHLFHESDPILNSCSKPHSLSIWIRDELIFQKMKEKLGFPIHNPYKRYHRGVECKVEKYLAVQLR, from the exons ATGGCCTCTGTTTTATCTGGCACTGAAGGCAAAGACAACTTCAGCAGACTCTGTCGTTTGCTGGTCGATGGCGGCACAAAAGCACTGCTCACTGTCTTCAACTCCAGCCATCCTCCAAGCTCCCTTGAAGCAAGTCTAAAGAAGAACAAAGCTACCCTGAAGAAACTTTTAAAGAAGAAAGTCATCAGACAAGAACAGTGGGATCTGTTGTTTCCCCCTAGCGGTTCACAGCCTAATGCTAAGAAATACGACATAACGCTTCTGTTTTGCCTTCTCCGCAACATATGTAATCTCACACCACCATTAACTACTTTAAGTTGGGATGTTCTACCTCCTTCAACAGACACCACGAAGGAGGCAAACATGTGCCGACTAAAGTGGTATCGAAACAAAATATTCGCTCATGTCAAGTCCACAGAATTGAAGGAAGGGGATTTCCTTCAATGCTGGTCTGAAATCTCAAAAGCTATAGTCAATCTAGGAGGGGTGACTGAGGGCGAAGTTGACGCCCTAAAGGATGCCCCTCTTGGAGAGGAGTACAAAAACGTCCTGGAAGACTGGTATTACCATGACCTGGAGCTAGCCAAGGAGGTGTCTGAACTGAAGGCCACCACAGCTAAAGAATTTTCCAAGCTGTCTGCCACAACAGAAAAGATGTCAGGAGACATACAGCACACAACTGAAGAAGTATCAAAGCTGAAGGTCACTACAGAGAAGATTGCAGGAGACATACAGGACATCAAGAGGTCTATACAGGGACAAAGCTCAA GTGGACATGTGGCCAACATTAGCAATGTGACCCTTAAGGACGGTGCCACATCTGCTGTTGCGGACAATGCCACTGTGTCAAA CACTGTCTCAGCCTCAGTGGAGAAGCCACACACCAGACCTAAAG TTATTGAAAACCTGATCAAGTGTCTGCGTGAAAAGTACACAACTGGTGAGAATGCATTGATAGAGCCGCTTGATAACCTCCATGGCAATGACTTTGGTGGTATTAGGTATGACTTCCACCTCAACAAGATGTTCTCGGAGCTGAAACTGGTCAATAGAGACGATGGCCTTGACGTGAAGATGGATGGCCTGTTTGTTGTTGATGGGCAATTGAAGGAAGCATGCAGAGTACTAATAGAGGGGGAATCAGGTGCCGGCAAAACTACTTTGTGTCAAAAGCTTGCCTTTGACTGGGCTAAAGGAGAATTGCCTACATCTGAATCTTTTCCAGAAGTTGAACTGCTGCTCTTTTTGAGATGCAAAGAAATGAAAGATGGGGGAATTGCCCAAGCAGTGCAGGAGCAACTCCTGTCATCAGAAACCTCTGATGAGGAGAGAGGGCAGGTGTTTGATTACATGAAGAAGAACCAGTCTAAGATCCTAATGATCTTAGACGGCTACGATGAACTTCCATTAGAGGCGAGTAACGTAAAAGAAAGCTTAGGTAAAGTAATAACTAGGAAAGATTTTGCCATGAGTAACGTTCTCGTTACAATCAGGTCACAGGAAGCCAGACCAGAACAAATTAGTCAAGGTTACAACTTATACAAGCACTTTGTGGGAGGCAATGTTCTACATCTCGAGGGATTGTGTGATGTACAGGACTACATAAGAAGGGTTTTTCCTCTAGATCAATTTTTTCCTCGAATTATCTTACAAGGGATTTCCAATTTTGATTTATCTAATCCCCTAACATTAGCTCTTTATTGTCTTTGCTTTCAAGAACATAGTCAGACTAATGCAAATGAAACTTTCGAAAAGGAAATCAGTCTAAGGCAACTTTACGATGAAGTAGTGTACTTACGGACAAGACGATTTTGCGAAAAGGAAAATAGGAGCTTAAACGAGGACGAGATTCGAGCGCTACATTTGGAACTCGGTAAAATTGCTTTTGATTCTCTGAAAAATAATGCCGTCACTTTCCATTGCAAACCATCAGAAGACCTGATGAAAATAGGTTTTCTTAGAAAGGAGAAGCCGTCAATACGGTCTGTGTTTTTGTATTCTTTTAACCACAAGTCTTTTCAGGACTATTTCTGTGCTTTGTATTTGGCCAGCAGACTTGCGCAAGGAATCGTTGATCCTGAACTCTTACGTAATGAGACCTTTTTTTATACTGCTACCATGTACGATCTCGCAGTTATGGTTGGTGGCAATGCGAGAAAAGCCATAGAAGCACTCGCGCCGTTGGTACCAGAAATGTCATCGCTGGGGGTACCCACTTGTGATTATCATGAGCATTGGTTACCGTTCTCTCTGCTTTGTGATTGTTTAGCAGAATGCGAAGATATCGAATGTCGTTGGCTACAAGAG GGCACCACAATTCCTCAGCAGCTCGTCGATGCGATGGCTTCCTCCTCGTCTTTACTAACCCTGAACCTCACGATTTCAAAGTCTTCTGAAAACATCAAAAGCTCGATAGACGACCTCCTGTCACGTAACTCATCAATCCGGTATTTTGTTTTCTGTCCAAATAATAAATACACGACATGGGTTACATTGGTCAAGTCTTTGATAGACAATTCTACCCTATCGACATTTCACATTCAATCTCCAAGTATAGATGACAACTGTGCCATTGCATTGGACGAGGTATTATCTGGCAATACTACTCTTACCGATATTTACATTGGGGGAGGAATTTTGGGAGATGCTGGCGTTCAGCATATTGCAGAAGCATTGAAgttcaatactacaatacgaACACTCGCGATAAATCCTCGTCGCGTGACGCCTGATGCCGGTCAGGCTTTGGGTGAAATGTTGAGGCACAACAATACTATCACGAGACTGACATCGATTCATGGTAATATTGGCGATCTAGGTGCGCAACGTATTTCTGATGGCCTTGCTCTGAACACAAAAGTGACCGAACTTATATTAGTTGACGCAGGGATTGGCCCCTCTGGCACTCAAGCATTAGCGAAAGCCATACAAAATGTGACACTTTTAGATATGAGTATTAACCCAATAGGACTAGCAGGACTAAATGCTATTGCAAACATACTTCAGGACAACAGTTGCAGGCTGAAGACTCTGATACTTGATGGCTGTGGTATAAATATGTTCGGTGCAAGATCGATTTCTAAAGCGTTATCGAAAAATACTTCTCTCGAGAAACTATCTTTAGCATGTAACAACATAGATGACGAAGGTATGTGTGCACTTGCGAAGTATGTGACTAAGACTAAATCTTTACAGTCTCTTGACATCTCGTATAATCACATCAGTGATGTCGGTAAGAAGGCCATTATTGACGCTTGCTCAGAAAGTGAGTCACTGCAGCATCTGTTTCACGAGAGTGATCCCATTCTAAACAGTTGCTCCAAGCCGCACTCGCTCTCTATTTGGATTCGTGATGAACTTATTTTTCAGAAAATGAAGGAGAAATTGGGATTTCCTATTCATAACCCGTACAAAAGATATCACCGAGGTGTGGAATGCAAAGTTGAGAAGTATTTAGCAGTACAGTTACGTTGA
- the LOC116617909 gene encoding NACHT, LRR and PYD domains-containing protein 14 isoform X1: protein MASVLSGTEGKDNFSRLCRLLVDGGTKALLTVFNSSHPPSSLEASLKKNKATLKKLLKKKVIRQEQWDLLFPPSGSQPNAKKYDITLLFCLLRNICNLTPPLTTLSWDVLPPSTDTTKEANMCRLKWYRNKIFAHVKSTELKEGDFLQCWSEISKAIVNLGGVTEGEVDALKDAPLGEEYKNVLEDWYYHDLELAKEVSELKATTAKEFSKLSATTEKMSGDIQHTTEEVSKLKVTTEKIAGDIQDIKRSIQGQSSSGHVANISNVTLKDGATSAVADNATVSNTVSASVEKPHTRPKVIENLIKCLREKYTTGENALIEPLDNLHGNDFGGIRYDFHLNKMFSELKLVNRDDGLDVKMDGLFVVDGQLKEACRVLIEGESGAGKTTLCQKLAFDWAKGELPTSESFPEVELLLFLRCKEMKDGGIAQAVQEQLLSSETSDEERGQVFDYMKKNQSKILMILDGYDELPLEASNVKESLGKVITRKDFAMSNVLVTIRSQEARPEQISQGYNLYKHFVGGNVLHLEGLCDVQDYIRRVFPLDQFFPRIILQGISNFDLSNPLTLALYCLCFQEHSQTNANETFEKEISLRQLYDEVVYLRTRRFCEKENRSLNEDEIRALHLELGKIAFDSLKNNAVTFHCKPSEDLMKIGFLRKEKPSIRSVFLYSFNHKSFQDYFCALYLASRLAQGIVDPELLRNETFFYTATMYDLAVMVGGNARKAIEALAPLVPEMSSLGVPTCDYHEHWLPFSLLCDCLAECEDIECRWLQEVCQRLPCRVAAYVSHSSTLIGLSHLLSRDSSEILSPQTGRSASGAPPLSHLTILIDKQGTTIPQQLVDAMASSSSLLTLNLTISKSSENIKSSIDDLLSRNSSIRYFVFCPNNKYTTWVTLVKSLIDNSTLSTFHIQSPSIDDNCAIALDEVLSGNTTLTDIYIGGGILGDAGVQHIAEALKFNTTIRTLAINPRRVTPDAGQALGEMLRHNNTITRLTSIHGNIGDLGAQRISDGLALNTKVTELILVDAGIGPSGTQALAKAIQNVTLLDMSINPIGLAGLNAIANILQDNSCRLKTLILDGCGINMFGARSISKALSKNTSLEKLSLACNNIDDEGMCALAKYVTKTKSLQSLDISYNHISDVGKKAIIDACSESESLQHLFHESDPILNSCSKPHSLSIWIRDELIFQKMKEKLGFPIHNPYKRYHRGVECKVEKYLAVQLR, encoded by the exons ATGGCCTCTGTTTTATCTGGCACTGAAGGCAAAGACAACTTCAGCAGACTCTGTCGTTTGCTGGTCGATGGCGGCACAAAAGCACTGCTCACTGTCTTCAACTCCAGCCATCCTCCAAGCTCCCTTGAAGCAAGTCTAAAGAAGAACAAAGCTACCCTGAAGAAACTTTTAAAGAAGAAAGTCATCAGACAAGAACAGTGGGATCTGTTGTTTCCCCCTAGCGGTTCACAGCCTAATGCTAAGAAATACGACATAACGCTTCTGTTTTGCCTTCTCCGCAACATATGTAATCTCACACCACCATTAACTACTTTAAGTTGGGATGTTCTACCTCCTTCAACAGACACCACGAAGGAGGCAAACATGTGCCGACTAAAGTGGTATCGAAACAAAATATTCGCTCATGTCAAGTCCACAGAATTGAAGGAAGGGGATTTCCTTCAATGCTGGTCTGAAATCTCAAAAGCTATAGTCAATCTAGGAGGGGTGACTGAGGGCGAAGTTGACGCCCTAAAGGATGCCCCTCTTGGAGAGGAGTACAAAAACGTCCTGGAAGACTGGTATTACCATGACCTGGAGCTAGCCAAGGAGGTGTCTGAACTGAAGGCCACCACAGCTAAAGAATTTTCCAAGCTGTCTGCCACAACAGAAAAGATGTCAGGAGACATACAGCACACAACTGAAGAAGTATCAAAGCTGAAGGTCACTACAGAGAAGATTGCAGGAGACATACAGGACATCAAGAGGTCTATACAGGGACAAAGCTCAA GTGGACATGTGGCCAACATTAGCAATGTGACCCTTAAGGACGGTGCCACATCTGCTGTTGCGGACAATGCCACTGTGTCAAA CACTGTCTCAGCCTCAGTGGAGAAGCCACACACCAGACCTAAAG TTATTGAAAACCTGATCAAGTGTCTGCGTGAAAAGTACACAACTGGTGAGAATGCATTGATAGAGCCGCTTGATAACCTCCATGGCAATGACTTTGGTGGTATTAGGTATGACTTCCACCTCAACAAGATGTTCTCGGAGCTGAAACTGGTCAATAGAGACGATGGCCTTGACGTGAAGATGGATGGCCTGTTTGTTGTTGATGGGCAATTGAAGGAAGCATGCAGAGTACTAATAGAGGGGGAATCAGGTGCCGGCAAAACTACTTTGTGTCAAAAGCTTGCCTTTGACTGGGCTAAAGGAGAATTGCCTACATCTGAATCTTTTCCAGAAGTTGAACTGCTGCTCTTTTTGAGATGCAAAGAAATGAAAGATGGGGGAATTGCCCAAGCAGTGCAGGAGCAACTCCTGTCATCAGAAACCTCTGATGAGGAGAGAGGGCAGGTGTTTGATTACATGAAGAAGAACCAGTCTAAGATCCTAATGATCTTAGACGGCTACGATGAACTTCCATTAGAGGCGAGTAACGTAAAAGAAAGCTTAGGTAAAGTAATAACTAGGAAAGATTTTGCCATGAGTAACGTTCTCGTTACAATCAGGTCACAGGAAGCCAGACCAGAACAAATTAGTCAAGGTTACAACTTATACAAGCACTTTGTGGGAGGCAATGTTCTACATCTCGAGGGATTGTGTGATGTACAGGACTACATAAGAAGGGTTTTTCCTCTAGATCAATTTTTTCCTCGAATTATCTTACAAGGGATTTCCAATTTTGATTTATCTAATCCCCTAACATTAGCTCTTTATTGTCTTTGCTTTCAAGAACATAGTCAGACTAATGCAAATGAAACTTTCGAAAAGGAAATCAGTCTAAGGCAACTTTACGATGAAGTAGTGTACTTACGGACAAGACGATTTTGCGAAAAGGAAAATAGGAGCTTAAACGAGGACGAGATTCGAGCGCTACATTTGGAACTCGGTAAAATTGCTTTTGATTCTCTGAAAAATAATGCCGTCACTTTCCATTGCAAACCATCAGAAGACCTGATGAAAATAGGTTTTCTTAGAAAGGAGAAGCCGTCAATACGGTCTGTGTTTTTGTATTCTTTTAACCACAAGTCTTTTCAGGACTATTTCTGTGCTTTGTATTTGGCCAGCAGACTTGCGCAAGGAATCGTTGATCCTGAACTCTTACGTAATGAGACCTTTTTTTATACTGCTACCATGTACGATCTCGCAGTTATGGTTGGTGGCAATGCGAGAAAAGCCATAGAAGCACTCGCGCCGTTGGTACCAGAAATGTCATCGCTGGGGGTACCCACTTGTGATTATCATGAGCATTGGTTACCGTTCTCTCTGCTTTGTGATTGTTTAGCAGAATGCGAAGATATCGAATGTCGTTGGCTACAAGAGGTATGTCAGCGTTTGCCGTGCAGAGTTGCTGCTTATGTCAGTCATTCTAGCACTTTAATTGGATTGTCACATTTGTTGTCACGCGATTCGTCTGAAATATTGAGCCCGCAAACTGGCCGTAGCGCCAGTGGTGCGCCTCCCCTCAGTCACCTCACTATTTTGATTGACAAACAGGGCACCACAATTCCTCAGCAGCTCGTCGATGCGATGGCTTCCTCCTCGTCTTTACTAACCCTGAACCTCACGATTTCAAAGTCTTCTGAAAACATCAAAAGCTCGATAGACGACCTCCTGTCACGTAACTCATCAATCCGGTATTTTGTTTTCTGTCCAAATAATAAATACACGACATGGGTTACATTGGTCAAGTCTTTGATAGACAATTCTACCCTATCGACATTTCACATTCAATCTCCAAGTATAGATGACAACTGTGCCATTGCATTGGACGAGGTATTATCTGGCAATACTACTCTTACCGATATTTACATTGGGGGAGGAATTTTGGGAGATGCTGGCGTTCAGCATATTGCAGAAGCATTGAAgttcaatactacaatacgaACACTCGCGATAAATCCTCGTCGCGTGACGCCTGATGCCGGTCAGGCTTTGGGTGAAATGTTGAGGCACAACAATACTATCACGAGACTGACATCGATTCATGGTAATATTGGCGATCTAGGTGCGCAACGTATTTCTGATGGCCTTGCTCTGAACACAAAAGTGACCGAACTTATATTAGTTGACGCAGGGATTGGCCCCTCTGGCACTCAAGCATTAGCGAAAGCCATACAAAATGTGACACTTTTAGATATGAGTATTAACCCAATAGGACTAGCAGGACTAAATGCTATTGCAAACATACTTCAGGACAACAGTTGCAGGCTGAAGACTCTGATACTTGATGGCTGTGGTATAAATATGTTCGGTGCAAGATCGATTTCTAAAGCGTTATCGAAAAATACTTCTCTCGAGAAACTATCTTTAGCATGTAACAACATAGATGACGAAGGTATGTGTGCACTTGCGAAGTATGTGACTAAGACTAAATCTTTACAGTCTCTTGACATCTCGTATAATCACATCAGTGATGTCGGTAAGAAGGCCATTATTGACGCTTGCTCAGAAAGTGAGTCACTGCAGCATCTGTTTCACGAGAGTGATCCCATTCTAAACAGTTGCTCCAAGCCGCACTCGCTCTCTATTTGGATTCGTGATGAACTTATTTTTCAGAAAATGAAGGAGAAATTGGGATTTCCTATTCATAACCCGTACAAAAGATATCACCGAGGTGTGGAATGCAAAGTTGAGAAGTATTTAGCAGTACAGTTACGTTGA